The Carassius carassius chromosome 2, fCarCar2.1, whole genome shotgun sequence genome has a segment encoding these proteins:
- the LOC132106767 gene encoding nuclear envelope phosphatase-regulatory subunit 1: MNSLEQAEDLKAFERRLTEYVSCLQPATGRWRMILIVVSVCTATGAWNWLIDPDTQKVSFFSSLWNHPFFTISCVTLIGLFFAGIHKRVVAPSIIAARCRTVLAEYNMSCDDTGKLILKPRPHIQ, from the exons ATGAATTCATTAGAACAAGCCGAag ACCTGAAGGCTTTTGAGAGGAGACTGACAGAGTATGTGTCTTGTTTGCAGCCGGCTACAGGTCGTTGGCGCA TGATTCTGATCGTGGTGTCTGTGTGCACAGCCACAGGAGCTTGGAACTGGCTGATAGATCCAGACACTCAGAAA GTTTCTTTCTTCTCATCTTTATGGAATCATCCATTTTTCACTATCAGCTGTGTGACTCTGATTGGCCTTTTCTTTGCTGGAATACACAAACGAGTTGTCGCACCATCTAT TATTGCAGCACGCTGCCGGACAGTGCTAGCAGAATATAACATGTCCTGTGATGAT ACGGGGAAACTTATCCTGAAACCACGGCCTCATATCCAATAG